TTTTTTTATGGAATAGTTGTACCTTTCAGGTAATTCGGACAACGTTAAGACGTGTACACCGTAGACAGTACCCAATTCATCAGTGGTGTCTGTTGTAGACAACAGACACCAACAACGCCACAATCCTCCAAGCACTTTACAAGGTTAAAAGTTTTCTCTCACTCCCAGGTAATATCACTCTTCTCTTTATAAACTGCTTGTTGGTCTCTCAATGCCCATAGAATTTTACTTACATTTTCCATGTGAGCAGTACAATAAAGAAGTAACATAAGACAAGAAGGACCTCTTGGGATAGCTGCAGTCAGCTGCCAAGGTACCGGTGATAATCTTTAAGACTTATGATTTGTCTGTCTAATTTTAGATTTCCCCGGTACTGTCAATTTTGCGGCCAGGCATAGTACTCATTTTCACTTACTAATCCTACCTACCTGCTCAAGCTCCCGTGTTACTAATACGAGTCAGATGTCAGTCAACTCAGTGCACCTCAAATCCTTCCACACCAACAGCATCGTCCACACCTTATGTGAAAAAGAAGGTTAAACTCATAGAACGTTTTAAACTTAACACTAAATAATGAATAACAGTTCTTAATTGCAGTTCATTgatgttgggtttaatgtcgcatcgACATGGCGACTTTTAAGCTTTGGTGGTGGAAGGAGACACCAGGTGCCCCagtgtacattatttcatcacgagcgggcacctgggtaaaaccaccgacctttgTAAGCCAGCTGatggtggcttcctcacatgaagaatttaatgtcccgaatgaggctcgaacccacatcggtgatgggcaaatgattttaagtcagcggccttaaccattcggccatggAAGCTCCCTAATTACAGATCAATCAAGAATAAAATCCCATACATAATCAAGTTATTTACCCGGTCAAACTCGATTGTACGGAATCTTGGCTTTTCCGTATGAACATCTTGTTTAGGAATGTGTTCAAATATTCCCGCATTCAGATGCATTTCCAATAATGTTCAtgaaccgaacctgcaacattttctttttttttctttcgtgtTGAGCGACCCGAGGAATTTCCACTTTTTGTATATAACTGCCAAGTTTTTCTGGATAACAGTTGTAACAGTCAAGGTGGTGGGGTGCTTCCACTTCCAGAAAATTCACCAGTCTCAAGGAATCGGATATCAAATCTAACTGATATCTCGTGGACCAAACTCTCCCTCAAGATGTCAGAAGTATTCAAATAGGTACTGCAAATCCAATGCAAATGCTAAAGTATCTCTTACATAGTTATGGTCATCCCTATCTAGAATACAGgtctaaaattataaattacatgtttattttGGTGGTTTCAATCTCCCAGCTATATACTGGTCATCTGAGTCATTGAAGTCCACTTGCAAATTTAAGCAACTGTATGAGGATTTTCTTGATAGGATAAACTCCTTCAACTTACAACAAATGGTCAATATTCCCACCAGATATGAGAATATCTTTGACCTCTTTCTGGATGATTCTCCCGCATTAGTCCACACGAAGCTTATGCACCTCTGATCATGAAATCgataattattaaaacattgtAGGTACACCAATACAGCTGAAGTCCAGAACGTCCCGAACGTAAGAACCACCAGCTACGGTAAAAGATCCTTTCGGTTGGAGACGACACAGGTCTGGAACAGCCTACCAAACAATGTAGGCTGATCCGGACATGGGTCGGCCCAAGATGTAAATGTTTAATGTGCCACTAGAGTATGTTAGATGCATGCCCCCGTATTGCTTTCtttctagttttttttgtttgaattctTATTTTTCTGTTTCAACTTTTGTCAGCTTTTGTTTGTCAGTTACGGCTTGTCAGCATTTATTTTTGGGCAgctttgtatttttttcagcttttgattGTCAGATACAGCTAGTCAGCATGCTCGCTAGCCTTTTCTTATACCTTTTATTCCTTTTGTCTTAAATGTGTTAACATAATGTCATATTATTTATCCTGCTTATTGCTAGTCATGTTTGTTTTTAACAATGTCTTACATGTCTTTAATGTATAATCGTAACTTAATCTCCTTTAGTTAcaggttgtttgttttttaattgctTTAATGTCTTTTGTTTTATAGTCGGAAAATAGCATAATGCTAATGTTATATGTTTATAAGACCGActcaaaataaagtttcttgtatcttgtatcttggcAGGCCCTGCTAGCCAAAAAGGTTGATTAAGAGATTTGGCAAAGCAAACTGGGTCAGTTTCAAGTGGAGCTTTTCAGAGTTTGGAATTAAATTTACAAACTCTTCCCACTCCACTCTAATTTCGGCTTGGATTGTGCATGTTTAAAGAGAAATTACATCGTCTTAGCTTTCTGTAGATTCCAACAAAGTCACTTAGTCACAAAATGGTGTCCCTTGGTTAATCCCAACAATCCTTAGGCAATATTTTGTAAGTACATATTGACTTCATCTAGAAGTCCCTGACATAAATGTGCCAAACTATAGTATTGTACACAATAATTAGGAAATCCTAACATACCCTATCCCTCTATATCTTTAGGAGaaatgtcaagaaaaaaaaaaaacgatgagagaatgaaaataaaagcttACAGAACATTTGTTCTCCCGCAACTAGTACATCGACTGTTCAACTTTGGCACCCCATGCAAAAATctcgagctaaaaaaaataaaatgataaacaagtcGGCATCACGCTatgtctgtaacaactatgaCTATACAAGTAGTGTTTTCCACATGATAGATACCATAAACTGTAAATCCCTAGAACAATATTATTGTCAAACTTCTGTAATCGTGTTTTACAAGATAAAGCATAACTTAGTCAATATAAACCACCATCGCCTCACACCTAAAGAACATTAACTGTTTAATTATACATTCACGCACACAATATTACTCCATACCAGACTTTTTTCTAACACCTCTTGTCATGTCATCTGCAGCGGAGTGCGAGAACATCAGCGTGTGGATGGTACGGTACAGTACGGTAACATACGGAGAATAGTCACAacagtgtaaacaaacaaaatggagTCCAACGCAAATAAGTGTCCAAATGAGGAAGTTTCATACACTTTAATTAACAACATTCCGGCTGATTATCACTCATGTGACTTGAGAAACTATTTTTCGCAATTCATTGAATCTAAAGGATTTGTATGCTTCCATTTTAGACACAGACCTGAAAAGAAATCACTCCCACAAAGTAAACAAGTTGAAGAAACGAATGCTAAACGTTCAACATGTTGTGTTGTAAAGTTAAAAAGTGAAAAACTTCCGGAATTTTTAAAGCTGTATAATAGAAAACATTGGGTTGACAAACGTGGGGAAGtgatgtcacaagtatgttatatATCGAAAGTGAAAAATTCCATGGAAAATGGCAGTGGTAAGCAAATGATAATACCACACACACTTTGGGTCAGCACCCCTCCCAAACCGCCCCAGCCAACCTTACTCTGTGCATTTCAACACAAATTGTTTGTCCAAGGAATACAAGAATAGATCCGAGCTTGATGTTGCACAAAGAAATTTACCAACAGAGCCGGGACATGGACAATTTCATCGGTGGTTATAATAAAAATGCTATAAAAACCAACTGCTGCAGTGGCTGAGAGGGTAAAGGTGCTGGGTCAGATTACTCTGTTTTTGTCAGGGCAGGGGTTCGCTCCCCGTTATGGGCAttcttttttaatgatttttttatctcAAGATAATTTCGttaaaaagaatatgaaaatattacatttaaaaaaaaaagaaacgaaagGATCGCcctgacaaaaacagaatattctgAAACGGTACTTTTACCCTCTCTGCCATCATGGCAGTTGACTTTTATagcgagtatttttattataaccactGATGATATTGTCTGTGTACCGGCTCTGTTGGTACATATCTGTGCGCAACATCAAGCTCGGATCTATTCTCAATTTTTTATTCCTTGGACAAGCAGTTTGTGCTAAAACACCCGGAGTAAGTTGTCTTgtgtttttctgagcattgatagaaTATAGGAGTTTTTTTAAACACGTTGAGCATTGATAGAATATgggagttttttttaaacatgttgaaattgtaacaaaagttGTTTTATGATCGAGACatacatgtgctcagtttgttttaaaaggtgaaaatatattggctgaaggttggcaggggcggattccaaggggtgctgacccccaagtgacTGTGAATGTtattggaagtggctattccgtATTCGTACAGGGGAGCAAAAAGACCATAAATTTTTATTCAGCACCTACACATAATCTTCCAAGTTAGGAAGGAGTGTAGTAATTAGAAAGAAGAAGTAAATAACATTGGAAGTGGCTAATTGTACGTTCCCCTACAAATAACCTGTATGAGAACGAATAGCCTTGCAGGCTATTCGTATGGCTTTCCCGTACGAATAGTGAAATAACCCACAGCTGGCTATTTGTATGGCAGGTTTGCATTATATTGTCCTGAAGTCATTCATCtgatatattaaataattttcaaccaatttctttacttttctgtCGCACATCCCGGGTACATCATTGGGTACACCAAAGGTTACAGACACCTCCTTCCAGGACTACTGTCTGGGTTCTATCCTCCAGAAAATCAGAAATCCAATGGAGAGCATTACAAGATATTCCatagtattttaatttaaatagtaGATGTTTATGTGACACCTttgaaatgcttttgaaaaatCCATTATGATATCCATCTGAACGTTGCTGTTATGAGACTTACTAATGTTTTGGATAAAAGAAATGAGCTGAGTTTCACAAGAACATGCTGATCGAAAGCCAGGTtgcaaatcatataaaatgttgagcacttggggtcttccttcaccatcaaaagctgtaaTGTCACCTATATGTGACCAGTAATGTTGCTGGGGTGGCATTAAACCTGATAGAAACAAGAATAAAAAAGGCAGCCTGGCTGCACCTCTGTTCATTGCAGATTAATATGTATATGGTCATGTTAGATTTTCTGTAAACGTATAACAAATTATGATTGATATCATTTTTCTATACAGATGCTGACATAGTCTTGAAAACAAGAGGCGAAGCAAAACAGATACCTCCAGAGCGAGAAAACTTTACTGAATCAGATCTCTTAAACCTGCCGGAGTTACATCCCCCTGATATCATGCCAAACGGAAATGTAGGCACACCCACTATGATATTTATGGACTACATAAAACAGTGCAGACTACCTCCAAGTATTATCAAAAAGCTTGGGCTAAGTTTTCCCAAGACAAGAAGTTCTAAACAGTATGGGAGTGTTCCATTTGATTACGGTGGTGATATAGCTGAATCTTGTGATAATAACAGTGATGAGAGTTCTCAGGTTTTGACAGCATCAGGACATGAAATTGTACCTGAGAAGGAATCTTGTGATAAGGAAGATTGTAACAGTAGTAAATGTACAGATGAAAATATCACTGAAATAAGTGAAAGTAGAAATATGTGTACTGATGCTGATCAGACAGACAGGAGTAGTAAGCCAGGAGGTGTCAGGAAAAAGAAGAGGTCTTGGAGAGATGCTGCGGCTAAAGAGAGAATGAAGTTGAATATTGAGGAGAAAATGATTGGTAAATCTGAGGAATCAGAGGAGGTAAAGTACTAGATGTTCTTGCATGGATTTGTCTGTAAATTGTAAGGCCTTATaactttattgtttcattttctaaTCTTTTGTCCAAGAGTAAGCTTTTACATATACAGGTGTAATATTTTCCTGTAATGTCCTGTATGATCAGAAACGTAAGTCAGTTTTTTATGTAACTGTATGAAGCAGATACTGGGAACATGAAAAATACAGTGCCAGCAGGTCAGTGTTAAACAGTACAGTAGTCAGTTGTTTGGAAACTGTCAGAAGTGGTTCATCTGTTCAGTTTGATATGTCAGAAATGGCCAATCTgtttttatgtctcccaccacaccgTGGTGTGGgtgacatattgatttactccagtctgtgtgtccgtatgtctgtctgtcacaaagcttgtcagcactctaagtcgaacatttctcatccgatctacACCAAACTTccacaaaatgtgtctgccaataagtgctcggccaagttcgataactagccaaatcggcctaggcacttcagaattatggccattgaattaccaaAATCACTCAGATTTCTCGCATAGTTTTACCTCCAAaccgacccctatactactagtagtataggggtctttTTGTTGTCAAgtaagcgcatgcacatgtggattcagtaaatagtatataaagactgacttattatttagatgattaggcagttgtgggaggcatgcgcttttctcaaaagcatctctagtgtTTCAGATGGTTACATCAAAAATGGTCcatctgttttgtttgatttgttaGAAAAGGTCCATCTGTTCAGTTTAATACGTCAGAAATGGTCCATCTGCtatgtttgttacttaaatagtATTAAGAATAAAATTTTTGGTTGCAGGACAATGACTCGTGTGAGGAATGGGAGAGACATGAGGCATTGTATGATGATCCAGCTAATCAGGAGAGGAACAAAGAACGTCTGTATGAGGAGGAGATTGAACTGAAGTGGGAGAAAGGAGGCAGTGGTCTTGTGTTCTACACTGATGCACAGTACTGGCAAGCACAAGAGGGTGGTAAGGGTATTTCTTGTTCATTCTACTTCTGATGTGTGCTTATGTATGTGTTGATGTCAAAATTTTACAGGTGTACAGTAGGGTTCATGTGCGATGTGATTTTGATAATGTTCATCTGAAAATAACTTGTACAAAAGTTTTCTTAAGTAAAGGGATGTGTAGTGCACAAGACAAATGCTCACACTTAGGTCAGAGTCACACTTGAGGGTTAGCAGTTTCTGTGGCTCTGTAACAGCTGTTCAATAAGGAAATTTGCAATAACTCTGTATAATTGCACTCGAGATAAAGGCGTGTGGTTTGAAGTCCAGGTTTAAGGCCTTTTTGTCCTATCTAAAAGTTTAGTCCTCCTGTCATTACCGGGTAggagttttgaaataatttagctaaaatatttaCTAAGAGACAAGATTTTGTCATGCACAAAAACACGCTTGTAAAATAAAGGTCAAGATAACACATAATGGCCAGTTGATAGTGTCTCTGATTTTGTCCAAACTCTGACTTCATTTTGCATTGTGCaatcttaaaatacttattttcttTTCCAAAACTTTGATAATTTTAAGCAAGGAATGCTGAAAATGTTCACCAGATGAACAATGTTTCCTTGCAATGTAGAGCAGAAGCTCAAAGGTCAACATTTAACTTGAGGGGCACAATCTCCACCTGTGATCGGGTTTTGGctgtaactttgacatgaatGGAACTGGCGTGAAACTATTTACTGCACATTTAGaagagctttgatatttttcataacatattGTCCTTTCATCTTAAGTAGTCTCCTTGGTAAATAGCGGGCTTGACATTGTTGCCCATTGGGTATCTTTTTTTTATCTGGACTCATTTGTTTAACATAGTTTTGATAAAGCTATATTATTTCAAGATAGAAGCTGCGATCTAATCCTTTAGCACTATGAACTTGGACGTGAATAATAAGAACAACTGAAGTAAATTGcattttgataatcttttcacaTTATAAGGTTTCTCCCACATCACAAACATAGCAATTGgcatttttataattaaagatTTAAACAATGGCATATTTCGACCGCAATGACAAATAAGTGTGTAAAAACTTCCCCTGATCGTCAAACACATAGTTCCTGTCATAAGGTAAATACCTTTGATCATCAGTTACCAGTGAATGTCATAAGGAAGTTTGGAAAACTTCAAGACCGCCGAGGATCAGACAGTGTCATTGTGCTTAATATTTATCGGTTGTGGTGATGCAACCCTAACAATTGTACAGATAATTTTCCACTGTAAAATTTCAATAATAGATAGTCTCAGCTCTAAACAAAATATGGTCTATACTCTGAGCCAAATATATCTCGGCTCTACTGATAATATATCTCCGCTCTACTGATACTGCTCAGAGTAAAATAAGATCTCCATTTTATTATTACATCCCCTTAAATGCAGCTGAGCCCGCCTGTTCCGAGCTGACCCAGCAAtgtgaaacaaaatatacaacattAGCATCTGTCCCGCATTGGTCATCAACAATGTACCCATTGTGCCATATGAAGGGAAGTAGCCAACGCAAtataataatgcttatttgtataaagttaaagtgtacaataaattatgaattatgtGTGCAGATAGAGACAAGTTTAATAATGACACCATCTAATCCCCAGCAGcctagaattttccgccacaacaAATTGACGCAGAAAGACAATTTGTCCGCCAAAATTCAGGCCTAATGTTCAAGGAATGTTGTACCAGAAGAACTAAGAAATTGTGTAATTGCCTCACCAATAGCAAGAATTTACATTTCATTTCCAACATTTGATAGATGGACCTTATCGGTATGATAGAAACCCTGAGTTTGAGTATCTATAGATATCATGTTAAGAGCCCTGCCATTAGTATGATTAAGGGTAAAATTTGACATTTGTCTATTAATGGATAAACGTTTCTTATTCATGTTACAATTATATACAGCTGATTGATTATGTTTCGACCTTGTCTGTTTTGCAGACAGTTttgaaagggagataacttttgAGGTACTTCCTGTTTATAAAATTACAAAGGGAGAAAACCATGCCTAAACTAATAATTAATGGTAGCAATGGTTTCCTCCCTTGAAGCACTCAGCTCTACTGAAATAAACTGGCATTATAGCATAAAGCAATAAGCCTTGTTAATTATGATATTTATCAGTTTATTGTGCAGAAAGTTCTCAAAGCTTATGTTGAGAAACAACTTAGGACATGTCATACTTTATTGATATTGCTAACTTAGCaatgctaagtgatattaaaatgctgtttttgacTGTAGGAAACcccaaattatttatttatagacttCGATGAGCAGACTGCTGATGACTGGGATGTTGATATGAGTGCCTACTATGAGGAAGGAGCCGGGGACCAAGATGCACGAGATTTCCTCAAAATGAGGCAGGAAAAGCACAGACGAGAGGGGATTGAAGCCACTGACAGGTTTACAGCTGGTAAGATAGGCATTTGTTTCATTGATGTTAGCATAAGGTAGATTTCACATTTATACCAACTATTGTCAAATCAAGTGTGAAACTATTATATAGAATTAATCTACTGGACTGATGAAAGATTTGCAAAAACATTTATCTTGTGTGCTGTTAATAgggaataaaacatgtttttagctagttaaatatttttatttttaagtaaaatggcTTGTGTCCCTCTTTATTTTGTAGATTCTGTTTTCAGGAGAAAAAGTCatgaagttttaaagaaaattaccAAGGACTCTGTGTCAGACAAATCTTTATCCTTAATTAGGAAACCTTGCAAATTTTAGATAACATTTATAAAAGACATGTGTTACTGAATTGCAGCATTGAACATTGCTAATTGCTTTACTCTCTAGGCATAGCAGTgaaaaggaaaaaggaaaaatCAAAGGGCTTCGAGGAAGATGCTAAGATAGGCAAGTTTGAGGCTCACACAAAAGGGTTTGGCCGTAAGATTCTTGAGAATCAGGGCTGGACAGAAGGTCAAGGCCTAGGATCAACAATAAGAGGGATAGCAGATGCTCTCGACAATGAGGGACAAAAACCGAAGGATAGGAGAGGCATAGGGTGAGGGACAGTAGAAGCTTTACCTTGTACAATTGATTAAatacttgcttttttttttcaattaaatataagaatctttggcctagtggttaaggtctctgacttctgATCACTTCCCCTTATATCTGCAGGTTTGAACCCTGCCCagcaatgttgggcggttaaaaccaCCCCCGGTTTTAACCATCGGTTTTAACTGGTTAAAAgcgccccggtcaatactccctgaagtggtcaatactggtcaattagtcaatactgactgttataatattttgcaaagtttatgaacaattaaataatgactgtttaagaGCATTTAAGGCTTTGATTATGGTGAATGCAGTCATTATTATTTAGTTAAAGCAACTTAATCAGTACTCCTAAAGTGGTCGATAGGTCAATACTGGTTGAATTTTTTGGTCATTGAACATTTTCTGTAagattgaattaaaaaaatgtcacaataagtggaaaaactgctaatttaactgaaagtatttcataaactgtagcagtaagtgtttgattcacaagtgataattctaattatttttactggtataaataatttaatgaaaaattgctgtGAACACCTGGACCCTTTCATGGAAGTGGTTTGTGTTTTGAGAGCAGTTGTCACATTGCCTAtctgacaccatgtcttacaatatacaatagataTGTTTCTGGCCTGTttatctagtcactaattagctttcatgatcaataatcccactgtaCTATTCTCAATGCTTGAACAgggtcactttattttaaaaataagtaatgCAATCATGGTAttcaattgaccagtattgaccactacatGTACTGATCAGGAAGACTGCAcaggaccaaaatttgaattgaccagtactgtccatttcgCTGAGTGAAATATatagtaataaaatctttaattaatttaaaatcaagGCTAAGtgtaagaagataaaagcattgaataaactagaattgaccagtctaagtatattgtccaaaatggagcctgaccaggacacattgccagGGACCAAAATTGAGTCGACCATTATTGACCAGTATACTTTTTAATGAACAGAACTTTATGTTATTCAGActgctttattatttttagctcacctgtcacatagtgacaaggtgagcttttgtgatcacccttcgtcagtccgtccgtctgtgcgagcgtccgtcaacaatttcttgtctgcacgatagtggtttcatttatgattttattttaaccaaacttgtacacaacttgtatcaccataagatcacggtttctttcttgaactggccagatgccattatgggttccagagttatggcccctgaaaaggccaaaattagctattttgaccttgtctgcacaatagcagctttatttatgatttgaattttaccaaactggcacacaacttgtatcaccataagatcttggttcctttcttgaactggccagattccattatgggttccagagttatggcccctgaaagggccagaattagctattttgaccttgtctgcacaatagcagcttcatttatgacttgattttaaccaaacttgcacacaacttgtatcaccataagatctcggttcctttcttgaactgaacagttcccaatatgggttccagagttatggcccctgaaagggccagaattagctattttgaccttgtctgcacaatagcagcttcatttatgatttgaatttaatcaaacttgcacaaaacttgtgtcaccataagatctcagttcctttcttgaaccggccaggtcccccaatgggttccagagttatggccccgaaagggccaaaattagctattttgaccttgtctgcacaatagcagcttcatttatgatttgattttaaccaaacttgcacacaacttgtatcaccacaagatcttgcttcctttcttcaactggccagattccatctttggttccagagttatggtcccttaaaggtccaaaattggcttttttggcttttgcagccatatagagacttcatttatggttttatttgatacaaacatccaaaatatcttcaacaacaataaatcttggattctatgacaaatcagatccaatcatatgttccaaagttattttatatctgattacctcccctgattgtaatcaaaatggatttatatcagtaagtacttacaggattatttgaaatttcattattgttattagttggaccgagacaatcagggtagataactatggactgattttatgtcaaattacctccctttatttcaaatttaaattgttatatctccataacttatgaagatactgatctgaaatttcatttatgtcaacagatttatttggcaggtccttcttttgtccacttacaatatttatttttttaattacttcccttttacgttactataaatagcttattttaataactttttatacgcccgtttgaaaaacgggacgtattatgggaacgcccctggcgggcgggcgggttggcgggcgggcgggcgggcggcgtccacagaccttgtccggagcatatcttctacatgcatgaagggattttgatgaaacttggcacagttgttcaccatcatgagacggagtgtcatgcgcaagaaccaggtccctaggtctaaggtcaaggtcacacttagaggtcaaaggtcaaattcaagaatgactttgtccggagcatatcttcttcatccatagagggattttgatgaaagttggcacaattgttcatcatcatgagaaggagtgtcatgcgcaagaaccaggtccctaggtctaaggtcaaggtcacacttggaggtcaaaggatacaagaattaaaactttgtccggagcatttcttcttcatgcatagagggattttgatataacttggcacaaatgttcaccaccatgaggcggagtgtcatgcgcaagaaccaggtctctaggtctaaggtcaaggtcacacttagaggtcaaaggatacaagaatgaaaaccttgtccggagcatttctttttcatgcatagagggattttgatataacttggcacaaatgtatacaccacgagacgtagtgtcatgcgcaagaaccaggtccctaggtctaaggtcaaggtcacacttagaggccaaaggtcagatacaagaatgactttgtccgtagcatttcttcttcatgcatggagggattttgatgtaacttgacacaattatacaccatcatgagacgaagtgtcatgcgcagttcccttctttagaattacttccctttgttgttactataaatagcttatattgtaactttttatacgcccgtttgaaaaacgggacgtattatgggaacgcccctggcgggcgggcgggcgggcggattggcgggcgggcgggcggggggcggcgtccacagaccttgtccggagcatatcttctacatgcatgaagggattttgatgaaacttggcactgttgttcaccatcatgagacggagtgtcatgcgcaagaaccaggttcctaggtctaaggtcaaggtcacacttagaggtcaaaggtcaaattcaagaatgactttgtccggagcatattttcttcatcCTAAGGGTTTTTGATGAaaaatttggcacaattgttcatcatcagaAAAGGATGTCATCCAAGAACCGGGCCCCtgggcaaggtcaaggtcacacttggaggttcaaaggaacaagaatgaaaactttgccCGGACTTTTCTTTTCATGCTAGAGGGTTTTTGataaacttggcacaaatgttcacccccAAAGGGCGGAGTGTATGCCAAGAACAAGGTCTTAGGTCAAAGGGAAAGGCACCTTAAGGTAAAAGGatcaagaataaaaaccttgcccgggcatttcttttcatgttagagggttttgatttaacttggaaaaaaaattttaaccaccacggacgtagtgtcatgcgcaaaaa
The genomic region above belongs to Mercenaria mercenaria strain notata chromosome 12, MADL_Memer_1, whole genome shotgun sequence and contains:
- the LOC123534392 gene encoding G patch domain-containing protein 3-like, yielding MESNANKCPNEEVSYTLINNIPADYHSCDLRNYFSQFIESKGFVCFHFRHRPEKKSLPQSKQVEETNAKRSTCCVVKLKSEKLPEFLKLYNRKHWVDKRGEVMSQVCYISKVKNSMENGSDADIVLKTRGEAKQIPPERENFTESDLLNLPELHPPDIMPNGNVGTPTMIFMDYIKQCRLPPSIIKKLGLSFPKTRSSKQYGSVPFDYGGDIAESCDNNSDESSQVLTASGHEIVPEKESCDKEDCNSSKCTDENITEISESRNMCTDADQTDRSSKPGGVRKKKRSWRDAAAKERMKLNIEEKMIGKSEESEEDNDSCEEWERHEALYDDPANQERNKERLYEEEIELKWEKGGSGLVFYTDAQYWQAQEGDFDEQTADDWDVDMSAYYEEGAGDQDARDFLKMRQEKHRREGIEATDRFTAGIAVKRKKEKSKGFEEDAKIGKFEAHTKGFGRKILENQGWTEGQGLGSTIRGIADALDNEGQKPKDRRGIG